One window of Phycisphaerae bacterium genomic DNA carries:
- the ilvC gene encoding ketol-acid reductoisomerase produces the protein MKVWREQDVRTAALTNRRIAVLGFGSQGRAQALNLRDSGCDVIVGLRPGSPSRTTAEQAGLTVCAVADALRRADVVLMLIPDERQPDVYAQDIAPLGRRGLYLGFAHGFAIHFRKLVPTPDTNVFLVAPKGIGPMVRQQFEQGGGVPALIAVHQDPAGDTRDVALACACGLGCGRAGIIETTFRDEAETDLFGEQAVLCGGLTELIRAGFETLVDAGYAPELAYFECLHEVKLIADLIHARGIDGMRAAISRTAAYGDVSRGQRVIGQPTRAAMRELLQEIQSGAFADEWMAEHRAGQPRLAAAAQQAQAHPIEEVGRCLRALMPWLQPGRAGAAQ, from the coding sequence GTGAAGGTCTGGCGCGAACAGGATGTCCGCACCGCAGCGCTGACGAACCGGCGTATCGCCGTGCTGGGCTTCGGCTCGCAGGGCCGGGCGCAAGCCCTCAACCTGCGCGACAGCGGTTGCGACGTGATCGTCGGCTTGCGGCCCGGCAGCCCATCGCGGACCACCGCCGAGCAAGCCGGCCTCACCGTGTGTGCCGTCGCCGATGCTCTCCGCCGTGCCGACGTAGTGCTCATGCTCATTCCCGACGAGCGCCAGCCGGACGTGTACGCGCAGGACATCGCGCCGCTCGGCCGGCGCGGGCTGTATCTCGGCTTCGCCCACGGCTTCGCGATCCACTTCCGCAAGCTCGTTCCGACGCCGGACACCAACGTGTTCCTCGTCGCGCCGAAGGGCATCGGCCCGATGGTCCGCCAGCAGTTCGAGCAGGGCGGCGGCGTGCCCGCGTTGATCGCCGTGCACCAGGACCCGGCCGGCGACACGCGCGACGTGGCCCTCGCCTGCGCCTGCGGGCTCGGCTGCGGCCGCGCGGGGATCATTGAGACGACGTTTCGTGACGAAGCCGAGACCGACCTCTTTGGCGAGCAGGCTGTGCTCTGTGGCGGCCTGACGGAGCTGATCCGCGCCGGCTTCGAGACGCTCGTCGACGCGGGCTACGCACCGGAGCTCGCGTACTTCGAATGCCTGCACGAGGTCAAGCTGATCGCCGACCTGATCCACGCGCGCGGCATCGACGGCATGCGCGCCGCCATCAGCCGCACCGCGGCCTACGGCGACGTGTCGCGCGGCCAGCGCGTGATTGGCCAGCCGACGCGCGCGGCGATGCGTGAACTGCTCCAGGAGATCCAGTCTGGGGCCTTCGCGGACGAGTGGATGGCGGAGCACCGCGCCGGTCAGCCGCGCCTGGCCGCGGCCGCGCAGCAGGCGCAAGCGCATCCCATCGAGGAGGTCGGTCGCTGCCTGCGCGCCCTGATGCCCTGGCTGCAGCCGGGTAGGGCGGGTGCGGCCCAATGA
- the corA gene encoding magnesium/cobalt transporter CorA: MARKGKRRRAVPHEFQRRTEPGAPPGTLIPDPDAPRCEIHVMAYGAEGYEEKPLTSLADLPKLLEKWPVTWVNVDGVGDAALVSELGRLFQLHRLALEDVLHVHQRAKAESYGSYYFIVARMPVPQHPWQTEQISFFFGEKFVLTFQERPGGDCLDAVRIRIRTGWGRSRAARPDYLVYALLDSIVDHFFPLIEECGEQLDDLEGDVSGGPVPDIMARVHHIKRHLLTVRRIIWPLRDAVNTLLRDATPLISDDTRLYLRDVHDHTIQILDLVESYRDISSGITEIYLSNVSQRTNEIVKVLTIISTIFIPLTFIAGVYGMNFDPGASPWNMPELRWYWGYPIAWLLMAGAAGVMVYFFYRRGWVWNRPPRSLPEEPE; the protein is encoded by the coding sequence ATGGCACGCAAAGGGAAACGCCGGCGGGCTGTGCCGCACGAGTTTCAGCGCCGCACCGAGCCGGGCGCCCCGCCCGGAACGCTGATCCCCGACCCCGACGCGCCGCGGTGCGAAATCCACGTGATGGCGTACGGCGCCGAGGGCTACGAGGAAAAGCCGCTCACCAGCCTCGCCGACCTCCCCAAGCTGCTCGAAAAATGGCCGGTCACCTGGGTGAATGTCGATGGCGTGGGCGACGCCGCCCTGGTCAGCGAGTTGGGCCGGCTCTTTCAGCTCCACCGGCTGGCGCTGGAAGACGTGCTGCACGTCCACCAGCGGGCCAAGGCCGAGTCGTACGGCAGCTACTACTTCATCGTCGCCCGCATGCCCGTACCGCAGCACCCGTGGCAGACCGAGCAGATCAGCTTCTTCTTCGGCGAGAAGTTCGTCCTGACATTCCAGGAGCGGCCGGGCGGCGATTGCCTGGACGCGGTGCGTATCCGCATCCGCACCGGCTGGGGCCGGTCGCGGGCGGCGCGGCCCGACTACCTCGTGTACGCCCTGCTCGACTCGATCGTGGACCACTTCTTCCCGCTGATCGAGGAATGCGGCGAGCAGCTCGATGACCTGGAGGGCGACGTGTCCGGGGGACCCGTGCCGGACATCATGGCCCGCGTGCACCACATCAAGCGGCACCTGCTGACCGTCCGGCGGATCATCTGGCCGCTGCGTGACGCCGTGAACACGCTGTTGCGTGACGCCACACCGCTAATCTCGGACGATACGCGCCTCTACCTGCGCGACGTGCATGACCACACGATCCAGATTCTCGACCTGGTCGAGAGCTACCGCGACATCTCGTCAGGCATCACGGAAATTTACCTTTCGAACGTCAGCCAGCGGACGAACGAGATCGTCAAGGTGCTCACGATCATCTCGACGATCTTCATCCCGCTGACCTTCATCGCCGGCGTGTACGGCATGAATTTCGACCCCGGCGCGTCGCCATGGAACATGCCGGAGCTGCGCTGGTACTGGGGCTACCCGATCGCGTGGCTGCTGATGGCGGGGGCCGCGGGCGTGATGGTCTATTTCTTCTATCGTCGTGGATGGGTCTGGAACCGGCCGCCGCGCAGCCTGCCCGAGGAGCCGGAGTGA
- a CDS encoding ferritin-like domain-containing protein encodes MSSLSRNEVVQELNRLFAEEVEAALRYLHLSHAVRGVNYLVVGPVLKKGFDETIEHAEVIAHKIRALGAVPALELNLSLGPPSVDAKEALETALTFEEAALEAYQDALRRIEGDIPLEEFIRSQIVVESEHVAELKQLLVE; translated from the coding sequence GTGAGCAGCCTGTCGCGCAACGAGGTCGTCCAGGAACTGAATCGCCTGTTCGCCGAGGAGGTCGAGGCCGCGTTGCGGTATCTGCACCTGTCGCATGCCGTGCGCGGCGTGAACTACCTCGTCGTCGGACCGGTGCTGAAGAAGGGCTTCGACGAGACGATCGAGCATGCGGAGGTCATCGCGCACAAGATCCGCGCCCTGGGGGCCGTGCCCGCGCTGGAGCTGAACCTCTCGCTCGGCCCGCCATCGGTGGACGCGAAGGAGGCACTCGAAACTGCGCTGACGTTCGAGGAAGCCGCGCTCGAAGCCTACCAGGACGCCCTCCGCCGGATCGAGGGCGACATCCCGCTCGAGGAGTTCATCCGCTCGCAGATCGTCGTCGAGTCCGAGCACGTCGCCGAACTCAAGCAGCTCCTCGTCGAATAG
- a CDS encoding metal-dependent transcriptional regulator — protein METWKAFDQNVITHSAAHHLMAIDDLVGKLGYARVSDVARALSITRGSVSISLGPLKKAGLVEQDENRHLRLSESGQALVAAIKTKRHLMQRLLSEVLGVRDDQAEIDACKLEHLVSNETAQRMLAFLRFVDTTAGRGRELVAEWRAFDATCACDPAACPVCDTECLDQNVRPAAEKGTSQ, from the coding sequence GTGGAAACCTGGAAGGCCTTCGATCAGAACGTCATCACGCACAGCGCCGCCCATCACCTGATGGCGATCGACGACCTGGTCGGCAAGCTGGGCTATGCCCGTGTGTCCGATGTCGCCCGCGCGCTGAGCATCACGCGCGGCAGCGTCTCCATCTCGCTTGGCCCGCTGAAGAAGGCCGGCCTCGTCGAGCAGGATGAAAACCGCCATCTGCGCCTGTCCGAGTCTGGGCAGGCCCTGGTCGCCGCGATCAAGACCAAGCGGCACTTGATGCAGCGCCTGCTCAGCGAAGTGCTCGGCGTGCGCGACGACCAGGCCGAGATCGACGCCTGCAAGCTCGAACACCTCGTCAGCAACGAGACCGCCCAGCGCATGCTCGCGTTCCTGCGGTTCGTCGATACCACGGCCGGCCGGGGGCGCGAACTGGTGGCCGAATGGCGCGCCTTCGACGCCACCTGCGCCTGCGACCCGGCGGCCTGCCCGGTCTGCGATACGGAGTGTCTCGACCAGAACGTCCGCCCGGCGGCGGAGAAGGGGACCAGCCAGTGA